In a single window of the bacterium genome:
- a CDS encoding lipid II flippase MurJ, whose protein sequence is MFNIKYNFLILIQILLNAVNALLLIKVFGISKQVDAYLLATSIVMTIQLLQLVFFEQFMVFYTDLKKTAVDKSNDFYNANLFLSCVIGIVSIVILYLLGNFVFKVFVFNIDPQRLESLKNIFPILLSGLVFMPVNALNERLLNAEMRFSIPYILSSLPNLFIVIAQLTVYFLNCNNIIYLAYGQVFGWVLAAVAGTIFIAKKIVPFKFVFYHSEVKPFFKNSFSTRLGDNIYNVLLPIAVNNMLVTMPAGFVSYFYYAKKIIDTLKLLTIGPSSKILKTNLTNFWVDKNVRKIKEEMRKFLKGSIILMFIGIVLSFFAIPTALKIISMGKLSDNDLININYIFLSLCPWSLVVLIEAPYILTIFTAKKSQIAIMANTLFILTFFVFVYLLKSSMGIYSIAVGGLFAQFINYIIYKNYAEKLLLNLDKTEKSLINTGEIIYNVD, encoded by the coding sequence ATGTTTAATATTAAATATAATTTTTTGATCTTAATTCAAATACTCTTAAATGCCGTAAATGCATTGCTTTTAATAAAAGTTTTCGGGATATCAAAACAGGTTGATGCTTATTTATTAGCAACTTCAATTGTGATGACAATCCAACTTCTTCAGCTGGTATTTTTTGAGCAATTTATGGTTTTTTATACGGACTTAAAAAAGACAGCTGTTGATAAATCAAATGATTTTTATAACGCCAATTTGTTTTTATCTTGTGTTATCGGGATAGTCTCCATAGTAATTTTGTATTTACTTGGAAATTTTGTTTTTAAGGTTTTTGTTTTCAATATAGATCCGCAGCGGCTTGAGTCCTTAAAAAACATATTTCCGATATTATTGTCAGGTTTGGTTTTTATGCCTGTTAATGCCCTCAATGAAAGGCTTTTGAATGCAGAAATGAGGTTTTCAATTCCTTATATTTTATCTTCTTTACCAAATTTATTTATTGTTATTGCACAGCTGACAGTTTATTTTTTGAACTGCAACAATATAATTTATCTTGCATACGGGCAAGTTTTCGGTTGGGTTTTAGCAGCTGTAGCAGGAACTATTTTTATAGCAAAAAAAATTGTGCCGTTTAAATTTGTTTTTTATCATTCCGAGGTAAAACCTTTTTTTAAAAATAGTTTCAGCACTCGATTAGGAGATAATATTTATAATGTACTGCTGCCAATAGCTGTTAATAATATGCTTGTAACCATGCCAGCCGGCTTTGTATCATATTTTTATTATGCCAAAAAAATTATTGACACATTAAAACTGTTAACTATTGGTCCGTCTTCAAAAATTCTCAAGACGAACCTGACAAATTTTTGGGTTGATAAAAATGTAAGAAAAATAAAAGAAGAAATGAGAAAATTCTTGAAAGGTTCAATTATTTTAATGTTTATTGGAATTGTTTTATCTTTTTTTGCGATACCCACAGCGTTAAAAATAATTTCTATGGGAAAATTATCTGACAATGATCTCATAAATATCAATTACATCTTTTTGTCTTTATGTCCGTGGTCTTTAGTTGTTTTAATTGAAGCTCCTTATATTTTAACTATTTTTACCGCTAAAAAAAGTCAAATAGCTATCATGGCAAATACCTTGTTTATATTAACATTTTTTGTTTTTGTATATTTGCTGAAAAGCAGCATGGGCATATATTCTATTGCTGTTGGAGGTTTATTTGCGCAATTTATAAATTATATAATTTATAAAAATTATGCAGAAAAGTTACTGCTAAACCTTGATAAAACGGAAAAATCATTAATAAATACCGGTGAAATTATTTACAATGTAGACTAA
- a CDS encoding O-antigen ligase family protein encodes MKTSIDKWNIVLLILYFITGITSLSNTGILTSFKFLEAIFVFYITVYLIRTKQTSWSKIIKAFLFTALFQSLIGILQSTTGEFGATFQSERGYLGYLGIGPKIVWHAWGTFGGNGMLPEFLVDILLLILPFLKFINTKKRNIIPAILLVAIYMGYSKESILALFVCGLIYYYYNSKDRKEALGKVAVFATITSIVSVIVANTSFVKTVETTVSDRFFIWSYPIAAFTNNIKYLWIGAGLNSYWVLIDPLLPPNIFAQEHGYMFAHNYYLLAVEEMGIIGAVILFSFFIFMCKKFFENFKKYKGYYRKLNMSVFLFLITIFTSSIGGFFYYNTYMKIMMYILFGMVLAKENFLNEAIKKRKLNV; translated from the coding sequence TTGAAAACAAGTATAGATAAATGGAATATAGTTCTTTTAATATTATATTTCATTACCGGAATTACCTCTCTTTCCAACACAGGCATACTGACTTCGTTTAAATTTCTTGAAGCTATATTTGTTTTTTATATTACTGTTTACCTGATAAGAACAAAACAAACTTCCTGGTCTAAAATTATTAAGGCTTTTCTTTTTACAGCATTATTTCAATCACTAATAGGTATATTACAATCTACTACTGGTGAATTTGGCGCAACATTTCAATCGGAAAGAGGATATTTGGGTTATTTGGGAATAGGTCCTAAAATTGTTTGGCATGCATGGGGAACTTTTGGAGGAAATGGAATGCTGCCGGAATTTTTAGTAGATATATTACTTTTGATTCTTCCTTTTTTGAAGTTCATTAATACAAAAAAAAGAAATATAATTCCGGCAATATTGTTGGTTGCAATTTATATGGGATATTCAAAAGAAAGCATATTAGCTCTTTTTGTATGCGGATTAATTTATTATTATTATAACAGTAAGGATAGAAAGGAAGCTTTAGGCAAAGTAGCTGTATTTGCCACTATAACCTCAATTGTTTCGGTTATAGTGGCAAATACATCATTTGTTAAAACAGTCGAAACAACTGTATCTGACAGATTTTTCATTTGGAGTTATCCGATAGCTGCATTTACAAATAATATTAAATATTTATGGATTGGTGCGGGATTAAATTCATACTGGGTACTTATTGATCCATTGCTACCTCCAAATATTTTTGCGCAGGAACATGGATATATGTTTGCGCATAATTATTATTTGCTGGCGGTTGAAGAAATGGGGATAATTGGTGCAGTTATTTTGTTTTCCTTTTTTATTTTTATGTGTAAAAAGTTTTTTGAAAATTTTAAAAAATATAAAGGCTATTATAGAAAATTAAATATGTCGGTTTTCTTATTTCTTATAACTATTTTTACGAGCAGTATCGGAGGGTTTTTTTACTATAATACTTATATGAAAATAATGATGTATATACTATTCGGAATGGTTTTGGCAAAAGAAAATTTTCTGAATGAAGCAATAAAAAAGAGAAAACTCAATGTTTAA